In Xylanibacter ruminicola 23, a single genomic region encodes these proteins:
- the ruvA gene encoding Holliday junction branch migration protein RuvA yields the protein MIEYIKGELTELTPALATVEACGVGYGLNISLNTFSAIQGKKEVKLYVYEAIREDAHVLFGFVNKKEREMFLLLITVSGVGANTARMMLSGMSVAELCNAISMGNAKLIQGIKGIGKMTAQRIIVDLRDKIVTLGISDEIPAGGQIAAPVNNQVKDEAIAALTMLGFAPAPTQKVVLQILQANPNAPVEEVVKLALKQIK from the coding sequence ATGATTGAATACATTAAGGGAGAACTGACCGAGTTGACTCCCGCTTTAGCAACTGTCGAGGCATGTGGTGTAGGCTACGGTCTGAACATATCACTGAATACATTCAGTGCCATCCAGGGAAAGAAGGAGGTAAAACTCTATGTTTACGAGGCTATTCGCGAGGATGCGCACGTGTTGTTTGGCTTTGTAAACAAGAAGGAGCGCGAGATGTTCCTGTTGTTGATAACCGTGAGTGGTGTGGGTGCCAACACAGCGCGTATGATGCTCTCGGGCATGAGTGTGGCCGAGCTTTGTAATGCCATTTCAATGGGCAATGCCAAGTTGATACAGGGCATTAAGGGCATTGGTAAGATGACGGCCCAGCGTATCATCGTTGATCTGAGGGATAAGATAGTAACGTTGGGTATCTCGGACGAGATACCGGCAGGTGGACAGATAGCGGCACCGGTAAACAACCAGGTAAAGGACGAGGCTATCGCAGCACTCACCATGCTTGGTTTTGCCCCAGCCCCCACCCAGAAGGTGGTGCTCCAGATCCTCCAGGCTAACCCCAACGCTCCCGTTGAGGAGGTTGTTAAGCTCGCCCTTAAGCAAATCAAGTAA
- a CDS encoding phosphoribosylglycinamide formyltransferase, whose protein sequence is MNIAIFVSGGGTNCENLIKYFAGSENVNCALVVSNKFDAYALVRAERLNVPTAVTPKAELNDPKIMLPLLKKYNIDFIVLAGFLPLVPSFLIDAYPHRIINIHPALLPKYGGKGMWGHHVHEAVKAAGETETGMTVHWVTPVCDSGEIIAQYKVAISPNDTVDDIAEKEHQLEMKYFPKVVEEVLNNL, encoded by the coding sequence ATGAACATTGCGATTTTCGTATCAGGTGGCGGTACCAACTGCGAAAACCTGATTAAATATTTTGCTGGCTCCGAGAACGTGAATTGCGCTCTCGTAGTCAGCAATAAGTTTGATGCCTACGCATTGGTTCGTGCCGAGCGTTTGAATGTGCCAACAGCTGTAACACCTAAAGCCGAACTGAACGACCCTAAAATAATGCTACCTCTGCTGAAGAAGTACAACATCGATTTTATCGTATTAGCAGGCTTTCTGCCATTGGTTCCCAGTTTTCTGATAGATGCCTATCCACATCGTATCATCAACATCCACCCTGCCCTATTGCCCAAGTACGGCGGCAAAGGAATGTGGGGCCACCACGTGCACGAGGCAGTAAAAGCTGCTGGCGAGACCGAGACGGGTATGACAGTACACTGGGTAACGCCTGTATGCGATTCAGGTGAGATTATCGCCCAATACAAGGTTGCCATCTCTCCCAATGACACTGTAGATGACATCGCCGAGAAAGAGCACCAACTGGAAATGAAATACTTCCCCAAGGTTGTTGAGGAAGTATTAAACAATCTGTAA
- a CDS encoding diaminopimelate dehydrogenase, translated as MKKIRAAVVGYGNIGKYALEALETAPDFEVAGIVRRNGAENKPAELAQYEVVKDIRDLKDVDVAILATPTRSCEEYANQILPLGINTVDSFDIHTQIRGYRERLMKLNKETNTVSVIAAGWDPGSDSIVRTLMQSLAPKGLSYTNFGPGMSMGHSVCVRSKEGVKNALSMTIPLGEGIHRRMVYVELEEGAKLEEVTKAIKADPYFASDETHVFQVESVDDVRDMGHGVNLVRKGVSGKTQNQRLEFNMSINNPALTGQVLVNVARASMRLQPGCYTMVEIPVIDMLPGDRADLIEHLV; from the coding sequence ATGAAGAAAATCAGAGCAGCCGTAGTAGGTTACGGCAACATCGGTAAGTATGCGCTTGAGGCTCTCGAGACCGCTCCCGACTTTGAAGTAGCTGGTATCGTGCGTCGTAATGGCGCTGAGAACAAGCCCGCCGAGCTGGCACAGTATGAGGTTGTGAAGGATATCCGCGACCTGAAGGATGTAGATGTAGCTATCCTCGCTACCCCAACACGTAGCTGTGAGGAGTATGCTAACCAGATTCTGCCATTGGGCATTAACACTGTTGACTCTTTCGATATCCACACACAGATTCGTGGCTATCGTGAGCGTCTGATGAAGCTGAACAAAGAGACAAACACCGTTAGTGTGATTGCCGCAGGATGGGATCCAGGTTCTGATTCAATCGTACGCACCCTGATGCAGAGCTTGGCTCCAAAGGGTCTGAGCTACACCAACTTCGGTCCTGGTATGTCGATGGGCCACAGTGTATGCGTACGTTCTAAGGAGGGTGTTAAGAATGCACTGAGCATGACTATCCCCTTGGGCGAGGGTATCCACCGCCGTATGGTATATGTAGAGCTGGAAGAGGGCGCTAAGCTCGAAGAGGTAACAAAGGCTATCAAGGCCGATCCTTACTTCGCTTCTGACGAGACTCACGTGTTCCAGGTAGAGAGCGTTGACGACGTTCGCGATATGGGACATGGTGTAAACCTGGTACGCAAGGGTGTGAGCGGTAAGACTCAGAACCAGCGTCTGGAATTCAACATGAGCATTAACAACCCTGCACTCACTGGTCAGGTTCTGGTAAACGTTGCTCGTGCCTCTATGCGTCTGCAACCCGGATGCTACACAATGGTAGAGATTCCTGTCATTGATATGCTGCCTGGTGACCGTGCCGACCTTATTGAGCATCTCGTATAA
- a CDS encoding dihydrolipoyl dehydrogenase family protein encodes MSKVDLIIIGAGPGGYRAAEYAAKQGLKVVIFEGSEVGGTCLNVGCIPTKTYVHSATFAEARERMATVVSQLRQGVEGILSHPNITLVREKGVFTDAHTVGDYTADNIIIATGSETKWLPIKGVDKRLRVGEQSSGIPRVVDSTGLLNLETQPKRLAIIGAGVIGMEFASVFNRFGTEVTVIEYLKECLPALDSDIAKRLRKYLERPRVGDGTSGMKGGITFKMKTAVEDIADIDADVVLMATGRKPRVQADFANAGIEFDERKGVTVDDHFKTTVNGIFAIGDVNGKQMLAHAAEMQAIHVVNQIIGKPDNIRFDIMPAAIFTQPEAACVGPTEDQLKAEGIAYECRKSFWRANGKALAMGETEGMLKLFVSPADGAILGCHAYGAHSADIVQEVSVLMCKHTTIAELADMVHIHPTLSEILKSAVE; translated from the coding sequence ATGTCTAAGGTTGATTTGATTATCATCGGCGCGGGCCCAGGTGGTTACCGCGCCGCTGAATATGCCGCTAAGCAAGGCTTAAAGGTGGTCATCTTCGAAGGTTCAGAAGTGGGTGGCACCTGCTTGAATGTGGGTTGTATACCCACCAAGACCTATGTGCATAGTGCTACCTTTGCTGAGGCTCGCGAACGCATGGCAACAGTTGTTAGTCAGCTTCGTCAGGGTGTTGAGGGCATCCTTTCGCATCCCAATATCACGTTGGTTCGTGAGAAGGGTGTGTTTACAGATGCTCATACCGTTGGCGATTATACTGCCGATAACATCATCATTGCTACCGGCTCCGAAACCAAGTGGCTCCCCATCAAGGGTGTTGATAAAAGGCTACGGGTAGGCGAGCAAAGCTCGGGAATTCCTCGTGTAGTCGACTCTACTGGCTTGTTGAATCTCGAAACCCAGCCCAAGCGCCTGGCTATTATTGGTGCCGGTGTGATAGGTATGGAGTTCGCCTCGGTGTTCAATCGCTTTGGTACTGAGGTAACGGTGATTGAGTATCTGAAGGAGTGCTTGCCAGCCCTTGATAGCGATATTGCCAAGCGCCTGCGTAAGTATCTTGAAAGGCCACGGGTAGGCGACGGAACGTCGGGAATGAAAGGCGGTATTACTTTCAAGATGAAGACTGCTGTAGAAGATATCGCAGATATCGATGCCGATGTTGTCCTGATGGCTACAGGTAGAAAACCTCGTGTGCAGGCTGACTTTGCCAATGCTGGTATTGAGTTCGATGAGCGCAAAGGCGTTACCGTAGATGATCACTTCAAGACTACCGTTAATGGCATCTTCGCTATTGGCGATGTAAATGGCAAGCAGATGCTGGCTCATGCCGCTGAGATGCAGGCCATCCATGTGGTGAATCAGATTATCGGCAAACCCGACAATATCCGTTTTGATATCATGCCTGCGGCCATCTTTACACAGCCCGAAGCCGCTTGTGTGGGTCCAACCGAAGACCAGCTCAAAGCCGAAGGTATTGCTTATGAGTGCAGAAAGTCGTTCTGGCGTGCCAATGGTAAGGCTTTGGCGATGGGCGAAACAGAGGGTATGTTGAAGTTGTTCGTGTCACCTGCTGATGGTGCCATCTTAGGTTGTCATGCCTATGGCGCCCATTCGGCTGATATTGTACAGGAGGTGAGCGTGCTGATGTGCAAACATACCACAATCGCCGAACTCGCCGATATGGTACATATCCATCCCACACTGTCAGAAATATTAAAGTCCGCTGTAGAGTAA
- the gcvPA gene encoding aminomethyl-transferring glycine dehydrogenase subunit GcvPA has protein sequence MDYKYFPHTSDDLQAMMEKVGVTDLDGLYAQIPDAIRFKGDYQLPSEMSELEVRQLFDKLGSQNQQLTCFAGYGVYDHYMPSVIPSLLQRSEFLTSYTPYQAEISQGTLHYIFEYQSMMAELTGMDISNASMYDGTTATAEAMMMAVAAGKKQNKVLLSAGLNPKTREVLDTYALHQGIELETIPLKDGATDLSMLKSQLANGGVAGAIVQQPNVYGIVEDFTGFAEACHEQKALFVMNSVIADLAVLKTPGEWGADIAVGDGQSLGIPMQFGGPYVGYMCCTEKLIRKMPGRIVGMTKDNRDQRAFVLTLQAREQHIRRQKATSNICSNQSLMALFVTMYLSLMGKLGVKEAAELSYAGAHYLCDELVKTGKFHLAFDKPFFNEFFVKYDGNVDTLSKHLLNAGILGGVKLGDGILFAVTEKRTKEEIDNLVNIAAL, from the coding sequence ATGGATTACAAGTATTTTCCGCATACAAGCGACGACTTGCAGGCGATGATGGAGAAGGTGGGGGTGACAGACTTGGATGGTCTGTATGCCCAGATACCCGATGCCATCCGCTTTAAGGGCGACTACCAGTTGCCCTCGGAGATGAGCGAGTTGGAAGTGCGCCAACTGTTTGATAAGTTGGGTTCGCAGAACCAACAGCTTACCTGCTTTGCTGGCTATGGTGTTTACGATCACTATATGCCATCTGTTATCCCAAGTTTGCTGCAACGTTCAGAGTTCCTTACCTCGTACACCCCGTACCAGGCTGAGATATCACAGGGCACTTTGCACTATATCTTTGAGTATCAGAGCATGATGGCCGAACTGACAGGTATGGACATCTCTAACGCTTCGATGTACGATGGTACTACCGCTACTGCCGAGGCTATGATGATGGCTGTTGCCGCAGGTAAGAAACAAAACAAGGTGCTGCTATCAGCAGGTCTGAATCCCAAGACCCGCGAGGTGCTCGATACCTATGCCCTGCATCAAGGAATCGAACTCGAAACCATCCCTCTGAAGGATGGTGCTACCGATCTCTCAATGCTCAAATCTCAACTCGCAAATGGTGGTGTGGCTGGTGCTATTGTGCAACAGCCTAACGTGTATGGTATTGTTGAAGACTTTACCGGTTTTGCTGAGGCTTGTCATGAGCAGAAGGCTCTGTTTGTCATGAACAGTGTGATTGCCGACTTGGCTGTGCTGAAGACACCAGGCGAGTGGGGGGCTGATATTGCTGTGGGCGATGGTCAGAGCTTGGGTATCCCCATGCAGTTTGGTGGTCCTTACGTAGGCTATATGTGTTGCACCGAGAAGTTGATTCGTAAGATGCCAGGACGCATTGTGGGTATGACCAAGGATAATCGCGATCAGCGTGCCTTTGTACTCACTCTTCAGGCTCGCGAACAGCATATCCGTCGTCAGAAAGCCACTTCAAATATCTGTTCAAACCAGAGTCTGATGGCGCTCTTTGTTACCATGTATCTGTCGTTGATGGGTAAACTGGGAGTGAAAGAGGCCGCAGAGCTCTCGTATGCCGGTGCACATTATCTGTGCGACGAACTGGTTAAAACTGGTAAGTTCCATCTGGCTTTCGACAAACCATTCTTTAATGAGTTCTTCGTAAAGTATGATGGCAATGTTGATACTCTCTCTAAGCACTTGCTGAATGCAGGTATATTGGGTGGCGTAAAGCTGGGTGATGGCATTCTGTTTGCCGTTACCGAGAAGCGTACCAAGGAAGAAATTGATAACCTCGTAAACATTGCTGCCCTATGA
- the gcvPB gene encoding aminomethyl-transferring glycine dehydrogenase subunit GcvPB → MNNRLYGNLIFELSKEGRKGYSLPKNHFGSYEIPAEMKRAEEAQLPECDELTVVRHYTNLSNNNFGVDTGFYPLGSCTMKYNPKINEEMAALPQFQNLHPEQPVETVRGAQALVTLLEKSLCALTGLAHFTFKPYAGAHGELTGLMTIDNYHRSRGDMARKKVIVPDSAHGTNPASAAVCGLEIVEVKSLANGQVDFEDLQRLVAEQGTEIAAMMMTNPNTLGLFETRIPEIAQLIHDCGGLMYYDGANLNPMLGACRPGDMGFDVMHINLHKTFSTPHGGGGPGAGPVGVREGLQDCFPFVSPYQGNYGVMMRAYAYILSLGREHVKEVGPLATLNANYIKESLKDVYELPINTICCHEFVFDGLKDKSTGVTTMDVAKRLLDYGYHAPTIYFPLLFHESLMIEPTENESKETLDGFIAVMRQIAEEAKTDPELVKGAPHDTPIGRVDDVLAAKHPVTTYRQLQAENV, encoded by the coding sequence ATGAACAACCGATTATATGGAAATCTGATCTTTGAGCTCTCAAAGGAGGGCCGCAAAGGCTATAGTCTGCCTAAGAATCATTTTGGCAGTTACGAGATACCTGCAGAGATGAAACGTGCCGAAGAGGCTCAGTTGCCTGAGTGCGACGAGCTCACCGTGGTGCGCCATTATACCAACCTCTCTAATAATAACTTTGGTGTTGATACGGGCTTCTATCCGCTGGGTTCATGTACCATGAAGTACAATCCCAAAATCAACGAGGAGATGGCCGCTCTGCCCCAGTTCCAGAATCTGCACCCTGAGCAACCTGTCGAAACGGTACGTGGTGCGCAGGCTTTGGTAACCCTGTTGGAAAAGTCGCTCTGCGCACTCACAGGTCTGGCTCACTTCACCTTTAAACCCTATGCTGGTGCCCATGGTGAGTTAACGGGACTGATGACTATCGACAATTATCATCGTAGTCGTGGTGATATGGCGCGCAAAAAGGTGATTGTGCCCGATAGCGCCCATGGTACCAATCCTGCCTCGGCCGCTGTGTGTGGCTTGGAGATTGTTGAGGTGAAATCGTTGGCTAATGGTCAGGTTGATTTCGAGGATCTGCAACGCTTGGTAGCTGAGCAGGGAACTGAGATTGCCGCTATGATGATGACCAATCCTAATACCCTCGGACTGTTTGAAACTCGTATTCCTGAGATTGCCCAGTTGATTCATGACTGTGGCGGATTGATGTATTACGATGGTGCCAACCTGAACCCGATGCTGGGTGCTTGTCGTCCTGGCGATATGGGCTTTGATGTGATGCATATTAACCTGCATAAGACCTTCTCAACGCCTCATGGCGGTGGTGGTCCTGGTGCTGGTCCTGTGGGTGTTCGCGAGGGATTGCAGGATTGCTTCCCATTTGTGTCGCCCTATCAGGGTAACTATGGTGTGATGATGCGTGCCTATGCTTACATCCTCTCGTTGGGTCGTGAACATGTCAAGGAGGTTGGTCCGTTAGCCACCTTGAATGCCAACTATATCAAGGAGTCGCTCAAGGATGTGTACGAACTGCCTATCAACACCATCTGTTGTCATGAGTTTGTGTTCGACGGACTGAAGGATAAATCGACGGGTGTTACCACGATGGATGTGGCTAAGCGATTGCTCGATTACGGCTATCATGCGCCAACCATCTACTTCCCCTTGTTGTTCCACGAGAGCTTGATGATCGAGCCTACGGAGAACGAGTCGAAGGAAACGCTGGATGGCTTTATTGCCGTGATGCGACAGATTGCCGAGGAGGCTAAGACCGATCCCGAACTGGTGAAGGGCGCTCCACACGATACACCTATCGGTCGTGTGGATGATGTCCTCGCCGCTAAGCATCCTGTTACGACCTACCGTCAACTCCAGGCAGAAAATGTTTAA
- the gcvH gene encoding glycine cleavage system protein GcvH — MAKVIEGLYYSESHEFVRVEGDFGFVGITDYAQNALGNVVYVDMPDVDDEVEAGEEFGAVESVKAASDLISPVSGTVVEVNEALDDQPELINQDAFENWIIKVQLSDPSEVENLMDAKAYAAFCEK, encoded by the coding sequence ATGGCTAAAGTAATTGAAGGACTCTACTACTCAGAGTCTCACGAATTTGTTAGAGTAGAAGGTGATTTTGGTTTTGTAGGTATTACCGACTATGCTCAGAATGCGCTGGGCAATGTGGTTTATGTAGATATGCCTGATGTTGACGACGAAGTTGAAGCAGGTGAGGAGTTTGGTGCCGTTGAAAGCGTAAAGGCTGCATCGGATCTGATTTCGCCCGTTAGTGGCACCGTTGTAGAGGTTAACGAAGCTCTCGACGACCAGCCTGAACTCATCAACCAGGATGCCTTTGAGAACTGGATTATCAAAGTACAGCTCAGCGATCCTTCTGAGGTTGAAAACCTGATGGATGCCAAGGCCTACGCTGCTTTCTGCGAAAAATAA